One Salmo trutta chromosome 12, fSalTru1.1, whole genome shotgun sequence genomic region harbors:
- the pisd gene encoding phosphatidylserine decarboxylase proenzyme, mitochondrial isoform X6 has translation MSRPVLRLRSWPLSFLYYFLTFGALKPLVKVGWRPTSRVALYKTIPTRLLSRAWGRLNQVELPTWLRKPVYSLYIWTFGVNMQEAAVEDLIQYRNLGEFFRRKLKPALRPVCNSHCVISPADGKILHFGRVRNCEVEQVKGVTYSLETFLGPHTWAEAINCTIKPSNEEDPSSFQDLLVTKEGNELFHCVVYLAPGDYHCFHSPTDWRVAHRRHFPGSLMSVNPGVARWIKELFCHNERVVLSGEWTHGFFSLTAVGATNVGSIRIYFDKELRTNSPRYSKGSYNDFSYLSNNNQEGVSMRKGEHLGEFNLGSTIVLLFEAPHDFTFNLKAGQKIRYGEPLGTM, from the exons ATGTCCCGGCCCGTCTTGCGGCTGCGCTCATGGCCGCTCAGCTTCCTCTACTACTTCCTGACCTTCGGCGCACTCAAGCCCCTGGTCAAGGTTGGCTGGAGACCAACAAGCAGG GTTGCTCTGTACAAGACCATCCCAACACGGCTGCTGTCTCGGGCCTGGGGTCGCCTGAACCAGGTGGAACTACCAACCTGGCTGAGAAAGCCAGTCTATAGTCTGTATATCTGGACGTTTGGCGTCAACATGCAGGAGGCGGCTGTGGAAGACCTAATTCAATACAGGAACCTGGGAGAGTTTTTTAGACGGAAACTCAAACCGGCTCTCCGGCCCGTGTGCAACTCGCACTgcgtg atCAGCCCAGCAGACGGGAAGATCCTGCACTTTGGGCGGGTGCGGAACTGTGAGGTGGAGCAAGTCAAAGGAGTCACCTACTCTTTGGAGACCTTCCTGGGACCCCACACCTGGGCTGAGGCCATCAATTGTACCATCAAGCCATCAA ATGAAGAGGACCCCAGCTCATTCCAGGACCTGCTGGTGACTAAAGAGGGGAATGAGCTGTTCCACTGTGTGGTGTACCTGGCTCCAGGAGACTACCACTGCTTCCACTCCCCCACAGACTGGAGGGTGGCCCACAGAAGACACTTCCCTG GTTCTCTGATGTCAGTGAACCCTGGCGTGGCTCGCTGGATCAAAGAACTGTTCTGCCATAACGAGAGAGTGGTGCTGAGCGGAGAGTGGACGCACGGCTTCTTCTCCCTCACCGCTGTAGGAGCCACCAACGTGGGCTCCATACGCATCTACTTTGACAAG GAGCTTCGGACCAACAGCCCACGCTACAGCAAAGGCTCGTACAACGACTTCAGCTACTTGTCTAACAACAACCAGGAGGGCGTGAGCATGAGAAAAGGGGAGCACCTGGGAGAGTTCAACCTGGGCTCCACCATCGTCCTGCTCTTCGAGGCTCCGCACGACTTCACCTTCAACCTGAAGGCCGGCCAGAAGATCCGCTACGGGGAACCCCTGGGGACTATGTGA
- the pisd gene encoding phosphatidylserine decarboxylase proenzyme, mitochondrial isoform X4 codes for MCQNRSLQRAAAQSSRKWLQFPQLALRRRLGQLNCMSRPVLRLRSWPLSFLYYFLTFGALKPLVKVGWRPTSRVALYKTIPTRLLSRAWGRLNQVELPTWLRKPVYSLYIWTFGVNMQEAAVEDLIQYRNLGEFFRRKLKPALRPVCNSHCVISPADGKILHFGRVRNCEVEQVKGVTYSLETFLGPHTWAEAINCTIKPSNEEDPSSFQDLLVTKEGNELFHCVVYLAPGDYHCFHSPTDWRVAHRRHFPGSLMSVNPGVARWIKELFCHNERVVLSGEWTHGFFSLTAVGATNVGSIRIYFDKELRTNSPRYSKGSYNDFSYLSNNNQEGVSMRKGEHLGEFNLGSTIVLLFEAPHDFTFNLKAGQKIRYGEPLGTM; via the exons GTTGCAGTTCCCTCAGTTGGCCTTGCGGCGTCGTCTTGGCCAGTTGAACTGCATGTCCCGGCCCGTCTTGCGGCTGCGCTCATGGCCGCTCAGCTTCCTCTACTACTTCCTGACCTTCGGCGCACTCAAGCCCCTGGTCAAGGTTGGCTGGAGACCAACAAGCAGG GTTGCTCTGTACAAGACCATCCCAACACGGCTGCTGTCTCGGGCCTGGGGTCGCCTGAACCAGGTGGAACTACCAACCTGGCTGAGAAAGCCAGTCTATAGTCTGTATATCTGGACGTTTGGCGTCAACATGCAGGAGGCGGCTGTGGAAGACCTAATTCAATACAGGAACCTGGGAGAGTTTTTTAGACGGAAACTCAAACCGGCTCTCCGGCCCGTGTGCAACTCGCACTgcgtg atCAGCCCAGCAGACGGGAAGATCCTGCACTTTGGGCGGGTGCGGAACTGTGAGGTGGAGCAAGTCAAAGGAGTCACCTACTCTTTGGAGACCTTCCTGGGACCCCACACCTGGGCTGAGGCCATCAATTGTACCATCAAGCCATCAA ATGAAGAGGACCCCAGCTCATTCCAGGACCTGCTGGTGACTAAAGAGGGGAATGAGCTGTTCCACTGTGTGGTGTACCTGGCTCCAGGAGACTACCACTGCTTCCACTCCCCCACAGACTGGAGGGTGGCCCACAGAAGACACTTCCCTG GTTCTCTGATGTCAGTGAACCCTGGCGTGGCTCGCTGGATCAAAGAACTGTTCTGCCATAACGAGAGAGTGGTGCTGAGCGGAGAGTGGACGCACGGCTTCTTCTCCCTCACCGCTGTAGGAGCCACCAACGTGGGCTCCATACGCATCTACTTTGACAAG GAGCTTCGGACCAACAGCCCACGCTACAGCAAAGGCTCGTACAACGACTTCAGCTACTTGTCTAACAACAACCAGGAGGGCGTGAGCATGAGAAAAGGGGAGCACCTGGGAGAGTTCAACCTGGGCTCCACCATCGTCCTGCTCTTCGAGGCTCCGCACGACTTCACCTTCAACCTGAAGGCCGGCCAGAAGATCCGCTACGGGGAACCCCTGGGGACTATGTGA
- the pisd gene encoding phosphatidylserine decarboxylase proenzyme, mitochondrial isoform X5, which produces MKPRLQFPQLALRRRLGQLNCMSRPVLRLRSWPLSFLYYFLTFGALKPLVKVGWRPTSRVALYKTIPTRLLSRAWGRLNQVELPTWLRKPVYSLYIWTFGVNMQEAAVEDLIQYRNLGEFFRRKLKPALRPVCNSHCVISPADGKILHFGRVRNCEVEQVKGVTYSLETFLGPHTWAEAINCTIKPSNEEDPSSFQDLLVTKEGNELFHCVVYLAPGDYHCFHSPTDWRVAHRRHFPGSLMSVNPGVARWIKELFCHNERVVLSGEWTHGFFSLTAVGATNVGSIRIYFDKELRTNSPRYSKGSYNDFSYLSNNNQEGVSMRKGEHLGEFNLGSTIVLLFEAPHDFTFNLKAGQKIRYGEPLGTM; this is translated from the exons GTTGCAGTTCCCTCAGTTGGCCTTGCGGCGTCGTCTTGGCCAGTTGAACTGCATGTCCCGGCCCGTCTTGCGGCTGCGCTCATGGCCGCTCAGCTTCCTCTACTACTTCCTGACCTTCGGCGCACTCAAGCCCCTGGTCAAGGTTGGCTGGAGACCAACAAGCAGG GTTGCTCTGTACAAGACCATCCCAACACGGCTGCTGTCTCGGGCCTGGGGTCGCCTGAACCAGGTGGAACTACCAACCTGGCTGAGAAAGCCAGTCTATAGTCTGTATATCTGGACGTTTGGCGTCAACATGCAGGAGGCGGCTGTGGAAGACCTAATTCAATACAGGAACCTGGGAGAGTTTTTTAGACGGAAACTCAAACCGGCTCTCCGGCCCGTGTGCAACTCGCACTgcgtg atCAGCCCAGCAGACGGGAAGATCCTGCACTTTGGGCGGGTGCGGAACTGTGAGGTGGAGCAAGTCAAAGGAGTCACCTACTCTTTGGAGACCTTCCTGGGACCCCACACCTGGGCTGAGGCCATCAATTGTACCATCAAGCCATCAA ATGAAGAGGACCCCAGCTCATTCCAGGACCTGCTGGTGACTAAAGAGGGGAATGAGCTGTTCCACTGTGTGGTGTACCTGGCTCCAGGAGACTACCACTGCTTCCACTCCCCCACAGACTGGAGGGTGGCCCACAGAAGACACTTCCCTG GTTCTCTGATGTCAGTGAACCCTGGCGTGGCTCGCTGGATCAAAGAACTGTTCTGCCATAACGAGAGAGTGGTGCTGAGCGGAGAGTGGACGCACGGCTTCTTCTCCCTCACCGCTGTAGGAGCCACCAACGTGGGCTCCATACGCATCTACTTTGACAAG GAGCTTCGGACCAACAGCCCACGCTACAGCAAAGGCTCGTACAACGACTTCAGCTACTTGTCTAACAACAACCAGGAGGGCGTGAGCATGAGAAAAGGGGAGCACCTGGGAGAGTTCAACCTGGGCTCCACCATCGTCCTGCTCTTCGAGGCTCCGCACGACTTCACCTTCAACCTGAAGGCCGGCCAGAAGATCCGCTACGGGGAACCCCTGGGGACTATGTGA